In a single window of the Niabella ginsenosidivorans genome:
- a CDS encoding NADPH-dependent FMN reductase has translation MNILIVNGSLDGREASTPGKLAAYLKNHLETLGSQATVFHMVESGIPLFDYTLNKTPKGVEVMLNLFRHADAHIWLTPLYHGSMTGVMKNCLDWLELSSKEEKPYLIDKLIGLVCWADGGQAMQGINAMDAVAKALRAWPVPFTVPIVRNALFAAPDYKEISQEYKNKLNLLAGIITSKKVTTI, from the coding sequence ATGAATATATTAATCGTAAACGGATCATTAGACGGAAGAGAAGCATCCACACCCGGAAAACTGGCTGCGTATTTAAAGAACCACCTGGAAACCCTGGGCTCCCAGGCTACTGTTTTCCATATGGTGGAGTCTGGTATTCCCCTGTTTGACTATACATTAAATAAAACTCCCAAAGGCGTAGAAGTGATGCTCAATCTTTTTCGGCATGCAGATGCGCATATATGGCTGACTCCGTTGTACCACGGGAGCATGACGGGCGTAATGAAAAATTGCCTCGACTGGCTGGAATTAAGCTCCAAAGAAGAAAAGCCTTATTTAATTGATAAATTAATCGGCCTTGTTTGCTGGGCAGATGGTGGCCAGGCCATGCAGGGCATTAACGCTATGGATGCGGTTGCAAAAGCATTAAGAGCATGGCCCGTACCGTTTACGGTGCCTATTGTGCGCAATGCGTTATTTGCAGCGCCTGATTACAAAGAGATCTCGCAGGAGTACAAAAACAAGCTGAACCTGCTTGCCGGTATTATCACTTCAAAAAAAGTGACTACTATCTGA
- a CDS encoding mobile mystery protein A — protein sequence MKKNHLQRQQLNNKLQFFEPLKNVVAPPTGWIKAIRLALGISLEQLGRKLSITKQGAMDVEKREAEGSITLKTLKEAANALDMQLVYGLVPKDGSLDTLIDRKARALARKIVLLADNTMILEDQGNSQQRLEKAIEEKAEELKIKMPKMLWD from the coding sequence ATGAAAAAGAATCATTTGCAAAGGCAGCAGCTTAATAATAAATTACAGTTTTTTGAACCGCTGAAAAATGTGGTAGCTCCACCTACCGGATGGATAAAAGCGATCCGGCTGGCCTTAGGTATATCCCTGGAGCAATTAGGCAGGAAGTTGTCTATTACTAAACAGGGTGCAATGGATGTAGAAAAACGGGAAGCGGAAGGGAGTATTACTTTAAAAACATTAAAGGAAGCGGCCAACGCACTTGATATGCAGCTTGTATATGGCCTTGTTCCAAAAGACGGATCCCTTGATACGCTTATTGACCGTAAAGCCAGGGCGCTGGCAAGAAAAATAGTTTTGCTCGCTGACAACACTATGATACTGGAAGACCAGGGCAATTCACAGCAACGGCTGGAAAAAGCTATTGAGGAAAAGGCGGAAGAACTAAAAATCAAAATGCCTAAAATGTTATGGGATTAG
- a CDS encoding mobile mystery protein B translates to MGLDLTYIAGQTPLSEDEKEGLKIPTIATKGELDEFEQQNIEQAVEWALSRTFSLGQIFREQFIKNVHRRMLGNVWKWAGDFRTTNKNIGVDKWQIATSLKGLLDDAQYWINRQVFSPAEIAIRFKHRLVSIHCFPNGNGRHSRLMADILIKALDKQIAFSWGAGDLGHKGHLRDAYLAAVKAADKDDIKPLLIFANPQAGKPAG, encoded by the coding sequence ATGGGATTAGACCTTACTTACATTGCGGGGCAAACACCTTTGAGTGAAGATGAAAAAGAGGGATTAAAGATACCCACCATTGCTACCAAAGGGGAACTGGACGAATTTGAGCAGCAGAATATAGAGCAGGCGGTGGAATGGGCGCTGTCCCGAACCTTTAGCCTTGGGCAAATATTTAGAGAGCAATTTATAAAAAACGTTCACCGGAGGATGCTGGGTAACGTGTGGAAATGGGCAGGTGATTTCCGTACCACCAATAAAAATATTGGTGTGGATAAATGGCAGATCGCTACATCATTGAAAGGGCTGCTGGACGATGCTCAATACTGGATCAACCGACAGGTTTTTTCCCCGGCAGAAATTGCCATTCGCTTTAAGCACAGGCTGGTGAGCATCCATTGTTTTCCCAATGGTAATGGACGGCACAGTCGCCTGATGGCGGATATATTAATAAAAGCCCTGGACAAACAGATAGCGTTTTCATGGGGAGCCGGAGATCTGGGGCATAAAGGCCATTTGCGGGATGCCTACCTGGCGGCAGTAAAAGCGGCAGATAAAGACGATATCAAACCGCTGCTGATTTTTGCCAATCCACAAGCAGGGAAACCAGCCGGCTGA
- a CDS encoding DinB family protein: protein MNRDVCSTEYDFVKEARNQLFTYCSTIQPADFIKEVAPFGRGGSMRNLLVHIANVYEHWIGNIALKQPVPYSGYDQFYHIEQVVSLYTTIDELMTCFLQESEDLEAVIPFELNGVKSKATLLKIFTHTITHEFHHKGQIHSISRSLGYTPVDTDIIHF, encoded by the coding sequence ATGAACCGGGACGTTTGCAGTACAGAGTATGATTTTGTAAAAGAAGCCCGTAATCAGTTATTCACTTATTGCAGCACCATTCAACCTGCTGATTTCATAAAGGAAGTTGCTCCTTTTGGGCGCGGCGGCAGCATGCGGAATTTGCTGGTACATATTGCCAATGTATATGAGCACTGGATCGGGAATATTGCATTAAAGCAGCCCGTTCCTTACTCAGGGTATGATCAGTTTTATCATATTGAACAGGTCGTTTCCCTGTACACAACTATTGATGAGTTAATGACCTGCTTTCTTCAGGAATCAGAAGATCTTGAAGCGGTCATACCATTTGAATTAAATGGTGTTAAAAGCAAAGCAACGCTACTCAAAATTTTTACACACACAATTACACACGAGTTTCATCATAAAGGCCAGATACATTCCATCAGCAGGAGCCTTGGATATACACCTGTAGACACAGATATCATTCATTTCTGA